GCGGCGGGCAGTTCCACGGCATTGAAGATGGCGGCGATGTCCGCCGGGTGACGCAGGGGCTGCCCTTCATGCCGCCAGCGCACGTCAACGCAACGGCCAGGGCCGGCCGCCCTGACTTCTTCGCGCACCTCAAGCTCACAGGGCACGCCCGCCTTTTCTAGAGCCGCCGTGAGGGGGCCAAAATCCACGCCAAGATGGGCCAGGGCCGCCAGGGTCATGTCGCCGCTGATGCCGCCGCCGCAATCCAGATATACTTCCATACGCACCTGATATCCGCCGCCGGGCGCGCCGGAAATACCCTGGCGCGCACTTGTGCAGCATCCGTTTGTTGTTGTATAAACAGAAAAAGGCCGCTGTACACGGCGGCCGCAGAACCATCAAACCGCATCGAAAAGCCGGAGGGTAGCATGCCTGTTCAGAACTGGATGACCACCGATGTTGTCAGCGTCACCCCGGAGACGTCTCTGCTCAAGGTCGGCAAACTTATGAAGGACCATCACGTCCGCCGTTTGCCCGTTCTTGATGATGCGGGACGTGTCGTTGGCATTATCTCTGACCGTGACGTGCGTGACGCCTCTCCCTCCAAGGCCACCACGCTCGACATGTATGAAATGCACTACCTGCTGGCCGAGCTGAAAGCCAAAAACATTATGACTGCTAACCCCCTTACCGTCAAACCTTCCGACACGGTGGAGCAGGCCGCCCTGCTCATGCTTGACCACAAGGTCGGCGGACTGCCGGTGGTGGAAGAAAACGGAACGCTGGTAGGCATCATTTCTGACCACGACGTTTTCAAGGCTCTGGTGGACATCACCGGCGCACGCCTTGGCGGTCTTCAGTTCGCCATCGAACTGCCGGATCAGCCGGGCACGGCGCGCCCTATCTTTGACGTGCTGCGCGCTCACAACGCGCGCCTGCTGTCGGTACTTACCAAAAGCAATGACGATGGCAATCGTCACCTTTTCATACGAGTGCGTGATCTCAGCAATAAAGCCGCTGAAGACAGCCTTATGGAAGAAGTTGCAAAGCTTGGCCGAGTGCTGTATTGCATCCGTCAAGATGGTTGAGTCAAGAGATCGGGATTCGATTATTGTATTGAGATGACTAAGAAAAAAATTTGACTAGATCGGTGGGGCAGACCAAAAAAACGAGCCAGGGCTTGCCATCAAAATTTTTTTATGGCATAAAGGCATTCGTTGTGATTGCATTACGCTTTCGCGCCCCATCGGAGGAATTCGGCCGGGTACCCCCCGGTTGGCTGCGCCTGGAGCATCTTGCTCCGGCGAGGTGAGTACTATCTGTCCAAGGAGGACACACGCATGGCTGAGATCACCTATAAAGGTAAAAGCTTTGAAGTTGACGAAGACGGTTTCCTTCTGC
This DNA window, taken from Desulfovibrio sp. 86, encodes the following:
- a CDS encoding CBS and ACT domain-containing protein, whose amino-acid sequence is MPVQNWMTTDVVSVTPETSLLKVGKLMKDHHVRRLPVLDDAGRVVGIISDRDVRDASPSKATTLDMYEMHYLLAELKAKNIMTANPLTVKPSDTVEQAALLMLDHKVGGLPVVEENGTLVGIISDHDVFKALVDITGARLGGLQFAIELPDQPGTARPIFDVLRAHNARLLSVLTKSNDDGNRHLFIRVRDLSNKAAEDSLMEEVAKLGRVLYCIRQDG